AGCTGCTTGCCACCAAGATCAAGCCTGGCGCAAGGCTTCGTGCGCATTGCGAGGAGTGGCAGTGAACGCTCGGACTCGCCCGCCCGAGTGGTCGCCATTTTTGAGGCACGAGCAGTCCGATAAATAGTCCGATTCGCAGTCCGACTCGGCGGCCTGCCACGCAAACCTCTGCATGTTCCGATAAGGACCTAAGTGTCGTGAAAACAGGGAGTTGCATTCGTAAAAAATGTTGGAAAAAGTGGGTCCAACTGGACCCCCGCCGCCTCCATCAAAAACAGCCACTTGCAAATAACGCAGGTGGCTGTTTTCTTGCTTTTATGGATTCTCTTCTGTCTTAACAAAAGGACTTCGGATTGGGCAAACGCACAAGGCTTGCGATGATCCAATCACGAAGTTCAATCTGAGAGATGTACGCCTGCCATCGAAAGAAAAGCAGCGAAAATCAGACAAGCCCAGATGGGTTGGGATGCCCCGCCTGAACACGAATTCGATGACGAACCAAAGCGGCGGAAGCTCTTTCCCAAGAAGCCGCCAAAACCGAAATCAGGCATCTCAGGTGTGCCGGTCTTCAAGCCGTATCAACCAGCACAACCTTCCCGCTTCGTCCCTTACAAGCCTGCCCAGCCAGCCAAGATCGTAATGAAGAAGCCGAAACCTACTCCACCTGCAACGTCAGACTAAAGCCGTCATTCCTGCGTCCAGCGAATGACTTCATCAAGTGAGACCGTCCATTCTTTCCCGGCCGAGAACCTTTGTGAAAGCATCGGTAAGATGTCGCCGACATTCTCGGGGAAATCATTCTCCGCAAATGAACGAACCTTTTGAGCGTTCCCTGTCCCTGCGAGAAAGGTCACTTGAGAGCCTGAGAAATACGCCGCAAGGAGTTGAGTGTTGTGGGTCGAGTCATAATCAGCGACGAGCATGTCCCAATGGTCGCCCCCCTTTTGATCAGAGAAACGAGACTCTTCCTCTCCTCGCATTGCAAGGTAATCTACGAGCCACGTCTTCACATCTGGTAAGGTGAGCCGGTTTCGGGAGTCTCCTTCACCGTCGTCATCCAGTAAGTGTTGGATGTGCTGCATTGCTCTCAAGCCTTTTTGTGAACTTCCGACTCAGAAAAACGATACTCTGGCAGGAAGATCGAACCATGACTCCTCCACGGTTCGGGTTCACCAAATGATGCCAAGTCGATGAAATCAGAAGCAACATCCCTCAGTTCCTGCTCTGTATTCGGCTTCGGGAACAGGTTGTCTGGGATGACCAACACACCAAGAAACGGGAGATCGACAGTGGCAGCGACTTGCATTCGTGGGTTCTCATCGCCGTCATGAAACCCGTGAAAATCAACGACCATGTCCATTTGTGTCTCGAACAGATTGTCGCTTTGATGTCGTAGGGCAAGCTCTGTATGTGTGCCGATGTCATGCTCCGTCAGATAGAACGACGATTCGACACCCTCTTCACCGTTTTCCACGGACAGTCGGCTACCGTCCAGTTCGAGCCATTTGCGATGCCGCCACGGAATCCATTCGCAAGTCATTGAGCAGGCGTATTGATCGCCACCATAACTGATTGGCTCGAATTCTATCGTTATCGACCAGAACATGCCTCGTGCCAGTCCTGTGTGCCGATTCTCAAAGATGTGAGCGAGAATCTGACCACCAGATGGCACGAGCATCGAATTGGGAAATGCCATTGATCGACTCTCCTCATGGGCTGACAATTAGGATCATGTCGTAATCCTGCAAGTAAACCCCTGTTTTTACGCCGTTTGCAGTCTGGCTAAAACATGCCAAAAAGACTTTGCTTCATTTGACAGTTTCGGTCAAGTCATCTGCCAGCTGATCGCTCCCAGGATGACTCTACAAAAAACATGTTTCATTTGCGATTACAGCCTTCACTAAAAAAGATAGCTACCAGCGTGCAGAAGTTTAGAAATGGATGGACGTCAAATGTGTCGCTTCATACAAAGTCAAATTGTGTTTTGAGAATCAGAATCTTCTTCTTACACATCAGTCTGATTTTGAGAGAGCCATCGGGGAAATTCTATCACCGGTGCTTGTCGGGTGGGCCAATCGGTCGTTCTGATGAGAATCGTTTGCAAGTGTTTTCGACACGTCTTTACCTGAGGCAGAAACGATTTAGGTTGCGTCGGGTTGATGGGGTATCTCTTCGCGGGCCATGGTGATCAGCATGACATCTGGAAGTTTGCTGCAGTTGAGGTGTCTGAGCATGTTGATGAGTTGGGCTGTGGTGTATTGGGCGTGAATGCAAATGTGGAGCAGCACATCTGAACGTCGAGTTGCGAACCTCTTCCCTTGGCCGGAACTGGTGCTGATTTTGTACACAAGGTCATCGAGCGAATCGTCAGTGAGACAGTTGAGATAGTCGTTCCATCGCTGATCGAGTTCATTCCAGCGACGCTTCAATTCCGAGAGACTGGAGATCGGGTTAACATCTTTCTGATTGCCCGGCAACTGGTTGGGTAGGTCACCTGGGAAAACGGGCGAGTCGTTCCCCAACAGTGCTTCCAGCCAAACATACTCAGCTGCCTGCAGGTGAGTCAGAGTTTTCCATACCGTCCCCTGCCCGATTGCAAATAGTTCGTGCAGTTGATGTTCAGTTAAAGAATCTGTCGACTCAAGAATCCGACGATTGGACCACATGCGATGTCGATGCAAGCGGACCAGTAATTCACTCGATGTCATGGCGAACCATCCTCGATTCATGGTGTCGAAGCTTCCGGGTTTTCACACCCAGACACGGCATCGACAACAACAGTTCGTTTAGGATGAGAGAAATTCAATGGATGATAGTCATCAATCACTGCAAGAAGCGATTGAACGGAATGGTGTCGCACACACGCTTTACTGGTGCCAGTGGAGCCAAATGCAAGTTGTTGAACATCCGCATGCGATCGTCACTGAGAGTCTCCTGCCCTGTCCATTTTTTAACAATGTCTTTTCTGCCAGCTTCCCCAATGGTGAGCAAGCAAGACATGTTGAGGAGTTAGTCGACCGCTTTCGCCGAGCGAAAGTTCCCTTGTTCTGGTGGTCAGGTCCAGTCGTCCGAGATCGCGATCTAAACAAGCACCTTCTCGCGAATGGATTGTTTAAAGCCTTCGAAGCTCCCGCAATGGCAAAGTCTCTGAAGCATCCATTGGAGAAACTCAAGGATTCGATTTGCGTTGAAGAGATTACAGACACCGACAACATTAAAGAATGGAGTCTCGTCTGTGCATCGGCATTTGAGTTCGATTCTCAGATGGCTGAATGGTGGTGCGATCTGTACTCAAGCCTTCCATTCGGAACTGGAACGCCACTCCGGCACTATGTGGCGAGAGTTGATGGAAAACCTGTAGCTACAGCTTCGGCGTTTAGGACAGATGATACCGTCGGCGTGGCAAGCATCGGTGTCATTCCAGCACATCGTCGACGCGGAATCGGAACTGCAATCACTCTTCGAGCGCTAAACAATGCTCAGCAGCAGGGCTGTGACTTGGCAGTTCTTTTCTCATCCGAAATGGCGAAAGCAATGTATGAGAAGATTGGGTTCGTACAATACGGGAATGGTGAGTGCTATCTCTCTCCCAGTGAATAACGGACTCCAGTTAGCTACAAACCTTTGAGTCCTACACATCTACACCTCGAGACAGGTTCGCTCCGACACAGCCGAGTCTTGCGTGTTTAATTCCCATTCGAGAAATAGTCATTCGCAGCTGCGACTCCGGCACCTGCGGTGAACTGGTAGCCGGATGATTGCAGGCTGTTTTCGAGAGCAGCGAGAAACAGCAGGACGTTGCTTGTCGTCGAAGCAGCCCCCATCAAACCGATTCGCCATGTCTTGCCTGCCATCGGTCCCAGACCGCCGCCGATTTCAATTCCGAACTCATTCAGCAATCGACCTCGAACGGTTTTGTCGTCGACGCCTTCTGGAATGAGGACCGCGTTGAGCATTGGGAGCCGGATCGATTCGTCGACTGCGTATTTCAGACCGAGTGCTTCGATGCCAGCCCGAAGTCCCAAATGGTTTCGACGATGTCGATCGAAACGCGCATCGAGACCTTCTTCGAGTGCTTCACGTAGAGCGGTGTGGAGCGCGTAATTCATGTTGATCGGGGCAGTGTGATGATAGGCCCGGGACTGGCCGCTCCAGTAGTTGCGGACCATCGACATGTCGAGGTACCAGCTGGCCACCTTTGAGCTACGTGCGTCCATCGCTTCGACCGCACGATTGCTGAACGTCACCGGCGCAAGACCTGGAGGACAGCTCAAACATTTCTGAGTTCCGGAATAGGCAGCATCGACATTCCATTCGTCGATCTGAACGGGAATGCCGCCGAGGGAAGTCACGCAATCGATCAACAGCATGGCTCCCTGATCATGCACGACTTTCGAAATCTCCGGAATCGGCTGACAGGCTCCGGTGGATGTTTCAGCGTGAACGAGTCCTACAACCTTCGGTTGAAATTCGCGAACAGCTTCCGCGACTTCTTCGGTGCTGAAGACTTCTCCGAATGGACGTTCAAAGGTGCGAACTTCGGCACCGTAGCGTGTGGCGACATCGGCCATTCGTCCGCCGAACACGCCGTTGACTCCAATCAGAACGCGGTCCCCAGGCTCGATGAGATTCACGATGCACGTTTCCATTCCAGCGCTGCCTGTTCCACTCACAGCGAGGGTCAGGCTGTTCTTTGTCTGGAAAAGTTCGCGAAGCATTTGCTGAACTTCGTCCATCAGCCCCAGAAAGTATGGATCGAGATGCCCAACTGTGGGTGCGCCGAGAGCGGCCAGCACGCTCGGAGAGACATCACTTGGCCCAGGCCCCATAAGAACTCGACTCGGTGGGCAAACAGGGCTGTTGGGTCGCTCTACCATGATGATGTCCTGACTCTAATTGCGAAGCGTCTCTCGATGATCATCGAACGACACTGTTGATCTCAGAACCGAAATCTGAAAGTGATTCCGGGGAAGGAAATGAACAAACGTTTCCGTGAAATATCAAGTTGTTGACTGAATTCATTGATCGCCGCAGTGTATTGAATCGAAGCAAACTTGTCAGCGACTCACCTTTTGATTTCTGAGGAATGGACTGGCGTTTCACTCCGTTCAGGAATCAGAATTGCTATTGAATCAGGTGAGTGATTTCGCATCAGATGAGGAAATCAATGAACGGTCGTGAAGCACTGAAAATCTCAATGGACACGGGAGAACTCGTCGCTCTCACCTTCCTTGAGGACCTTTCCGATGAAGAAATGATGCTGCGGCCCGCGACCGGATCAAACCATATCAACTGGCAACTCGGTCATCTCATTCTTTCTGAACACAAATTCATAAAGCAGATCAACGCTGAAGCTGTGCCTGATCTTCCGGAAGACTTTGACACAAAATATTCGCGAGAAGCGGCCACTATTGATAATCCGAACATGTTCTCGAAGAAAGAGGAGCTATTGCGGATCTATCGAGAACAGCGTGCCGCTTCAAAGGCACTCCTTGAACAGATGACGGACGATGATCTCGATCGACCGACCGGAATTGATTACGCCCCAAACTTCGGCGCTCTCTTTGCGATGCTGGGAAGCCATCAGATGATGCACGTCGGTCAGTGGGCTGTCGTGAGGCGACAACTTGGTCGCGCCCCATTGATTTGATCGCAGACTCCGCAATGCCCAATCGGGATTTGACAATCTGCATCACTCGATGAAGTATGGAGAAAGCAGAGACTCGTTTCTTTTCATAGTGGCGATTGCCAAGAGACCGAACTTCGAAGTCGTCAGAAAACTCTGGGAGCTCGGCGATGAATATTTTGATGCTGACGAATGTTTACACCCCTCAGATTGGAGGAGTGACGCGAAGCATTGAACAATTCGCAGAAGGCTATCGACAACAGGGGCATGATGTTCTGATTGTTGCGCCGGACTACGATGAAAACCCCGAGCCAGATCCCGGAGTGGTTCGCGTGCCAGCGATCCCCAACTTTTACGAAGGGCGGTATTCACTTCCGATTCCTGTGATGCCATTGTTGATCCCTCATTTACGACCGTTTCAACCAGACATCATTCACGCTCACCATCCGTTTCTCCTGGGGAGCACCGCTCAATCTTTGGCAATCGAATTTCATACGCCTCTCGTCTACACCCATCACACTCGCTACTCAGTTTATATCGAAGAGAAAACTGACTGGCCGCATTCGGTGGAGGAAGCCATCGGAGAACTGATCAATGGTTTTTGTGAGCTTGTCGATCAGATCATTGTACCCAGTTCGGGCATCCAGGAATTACTCAGCAGGAGAGGAATTCAAACGAACATGGAAGTCGTCCCGACCGGAGTCGATACTCAAAAGTTCGATGAAGCGAATGGAGATCGTTTTCGCGAAGAGTTCCAAATTGATCCGAACAAGCTGGTCGTCGGACACGTGGGGCGTTTGTCGGTCGAAAAGAACTGCCGGTTTCTGACGCAAGCTCTCTGCGAGTTTTTGGAGACAAGGGAATCTGCCGACGTGCTGATCGTCGGTGATGGTCCCGAGCGTGAATCGATGGAGAAAGCGTTCGCTGATCGTGGATTGAGTGGACGCGTCACCATGACAGGATTTCTGACCGGGCAAAATCTTGTCGATGCTTACGCGGCGATGGATGTCTTTGCATTTGCATCGCATTCCGAGACACAGGGAATGGTACTCGGAGAAGCAATGGCTGCGGGAACTCCCGTCATCGCGATCGCCGCCACTGGAGTGAACGACATCGTTCGTGATCAACAGAACGGATTTCTGATCCCCAGTGAAGACTATCAACTCTTCTGCGACCAACTTCGCAGGTTTGCAGAATTGAAACACGACGAGCGAGCGAAACTCGCAAGCGGAGCGATTGAAACCTCGCGTCAATTCTCTCAAGAGCGATGCGTTGCGAAAATGCTGTCGATCTATGCTTCTCTTGTCGATTCTGAACAGTCGACCGATCGTTCGACGGGATCATCATGGGATCACATGCAAGAGAAGTGGGACTCGACTTGGAAGCGCTGGCGAAACCGTTCCCGGGCAGTCGCAACTCTTGCTCGGGAAGCAATGACCGGAACAGAGCAATCGGATTCGCACGGCAACTCGAATGATCCTCTCTCTTGAGGAATCATTCAGACCAAACCGGCTGAGATCTCTTCAATCCCATTAGGGATGAAGCTGAACGGTTGCATATTTGCATCAGCTTGGGATGATGCGACGCTAGGTCTTTTTTCACGCTCTTGATGAACTGAAAGCCTGCCAGTGCTCAATTTACGTCTGTCCGAATTCGGAATTCCTCCTCTTCAATTGCAGATTTCACGCTGGTCGACGGTCTGGTTGGCCCTCACCTTGATTGTGACTCTTGGGTGTTCAACCGATCCGCAAGCTGCGATCGACAACTACCCCAACAAAACGATCACGATTGTCTGTCCCTGGTCAGCGGGCGGCGGAACGGATCAGTGCTCGCGGTTCTGGGCTGATCAATTTCAACAGCGTTTGGACACACCGGTCGTAGTGATGAATCGTGAAGGTGGAAGTGGAGCGATCGGTCACTCTGCCGTCGCCCATGCTCGCCCCGATGGTTACACACTTGGTGCCATCACTGTTGAACTAAGCATGATGAAGCAGATGGGGATCAGCGACCTCACGTTTCGCGATTACGATCTCTTGCTTCAATACAATGCTGACTCCGCTGCTCTTGTGGTCCGCTCGGATGCTCCGTGGAAGACCACCGAAGAGTTTCTGGAAGCGGTCCGAACAGGTGACACTCCGCTCAAAATGTCCGGAACCGCAAGTGGAGGAATCTGGGATCTCGCCCGCGTGGGAATGCTCCATGCTGCGGGAATTGACCCGGAGCGTGTCACCTGGGTCCCGTCGAAAGGTTCAGCTCCCGCTCGAACACAACTTCTCGGCGGCCACATCGATGCAGTTGTTGTCAGCGTTCCCGAAGCGAAGCCACAGATCGATGCTGGGGAGCTGCGGTTGCTCGCAGTGATGGATGACGAACGCCACGTCGATTTCCCGGACGTCCCGACGCTGAAAGAACTCGGCATCGACTGGTCGGCTGTCGGATGGCGCGGCCTCGCCCTACCGAAAGAGACTCCGCCGGAGATCACGGAAAAGCTTGTGGCTCGCGCGGAAGAAATTGCAGCTTCAGAAGAGTTCCTCGAATTCATGAAGCTCAACGGCTTCGCTGTGAAAGTTCGTGGACCGGAGGAATTCAAAGAGTTTCTGAACGAACAGGAAGCACTCTGGACACCTGTCATTGAAATGGCTGGATATCATCAGTGACCGAAACCAACCGCCCCCAAGACTCCCCTCCCTCACCTGACGATCCCTCCCCTGAAGCGGTCGGCCTTTCGGAAGTCACTGGAACGCTCAGCTACGGTGTGTTTCTCTGCATTGTGGGTGCTCTGGCGATCTTCTTCGCAAAAGATTTTCGAGCGGTCGGCTTGAGCCAATCGGATCCCGGACCACGAGCGATCCCTGTCGCTTGCGGAATCATCATGATTGTCGGCGGTCTCTGGCAAGTTGCTGCTGCGTGGATCAAACGACGACAAAGTCAGCCTGACCTCAAACAACTTCCAGCTTCGTCGATCGATGAATCAAAACAACATCGGCGTGGAAACTTGCGAGCACTTGTCACTCTCGGATTGTTGATTGGATACGTGGTCCTTCTGCCGATTTTCGGATTCGCCGTTTCGACCGTCGTCTTCGGGATTCTTGTTCTGAAGAACTTCGGCAGCCCCTGGAGTGAAGCTTTCATCGCGACTGCTTCCATCAGTGCTGTTGTCTACGTGCTATTCGTGAACCTGTTCCAAGTGATGCTTCCACAGGCAATCCAGCAGTTTCAGTTCTTTTAAGCCCCTTTATTTCCCTCCGAAAAGTTGCTCTCAACATGAGCGAATTGCTCCAGCTATCGGTTCTGGTTCCTTGGATTTTGGCCATGCTGCTCGGCATTTTTGTCGGCGCAACGCCCGGATTGACCGCCACGATGGCTGTCGCGCTCATTGTTCCCATCAGCTATCACATGAGTGCGACAGCTGGGTTGGCGATGATTATCGGGGTCAGCTTTACCGCGATCTTTGCTGGGGATATCCCGGCCACTTGGCTCCGCATTCCCGGCACCCCCGCCTCAGCCGCAGCGACACTGGACGGGTTTCAGCTGGCACGGAAAGGACGCGGAAACTTCGCGCTGATGATCGACTTGATATGTAGTTCGATTGGTGGAATTATTGGCGTCGCGACGCTGATTGTGATCGCCCCTCAACTTGCCAAATTCGCTTTGAAGTTCGGCGACTATGAGTACTTCTGGCTCGGTGTCTTTGGGCTGTCGATGAGTGCCATGGTCACGATGGGGCAAACATCAAAGGGACTCATGGCGGCTGTCATCGGCGTGTTCATTTCAACTGTCGGACAGGATGTTGTGAGCAATGCTCGTCGTTATACATTTAACAACACCGAAGCTCTGGCTGGGCTGCACTTTATTCCGGTCATGATCGGCCTATTCGGAGTTGCGGAAGTCCTGCGGAACGTTCAGGGCGAACAAACCCTCGGCTCAAGTTCTGGAACTGGAGAACGAACTTCATTCCTGTCGACGGTACCTGAGATCTGGAAGAGAAAGTGGTTGGTCGTCAAATCGGCATTGCTCGGGACGATCATCGGAGCACTTCCTGGAGCGGGAGCTGACGTGGCTGCCTGGGGTGCTTACGGTTTGGCGAAAACGACATCCCCGGATTCGGAACAATTCGGCACGGGAGCCGTCGACGGTGTCGTTGCTCCGACAA
This DNA window, taken from Thalassoglobus sp. JC818, encodes the following:
- a CDS encoding DinB family protein; the protein is MNGREALKISMDTGELVALTFLEDLSDEEMMLRPATGSNHINWQLGHLILSEHKFIKQINAEAVPDLPEDFDTKYSREAATIDNPNMFSKKEELLRIYREQRAASKALLEQMTDDDLDRPTGIDYAPNFGALFAMLGSHQMMHVGQWAVVRRQLGRAPLI
- a CDS encoding tripartite tricarboxylate transporter permease gives rise to the protein MSELLQLSVLVPWILAMLLGIFVGATPGLTATMAVALIVPISYHMSATAGLAMIIGVSFTAIFAGDIPATWLRIPGTPASAAATLDGFQLARKGRGNFALMIDLICSSIGGIIGVATLIVIAPQLAKFALKFGDYEYFWLGVFGLSMSAMVTMGQTSKGLMAAVIGVFISTVGQDVVSNARRYTFNNTEALAGLHFIPVMIGLFGVAEVLRNVQGEQTLGSSSGTGERTSFLSTVPEIWKRKWLVVKSALLGTIIGALPGAGADVAAWGAYGLAKTTSPDSEQFGTGAVDGVVAPTSANNAAVAGAWIPALVFGVPGDAVTAIVLGVLMVHGIRPGPMLFEEGGAQIQSIFSVALVTQLLLIPCGWLGIRAFGLIQMLPRRVVLTAVLVFSTVGAYAINNSMFDVGVMVAFGVVGFFLEACLVPVVPLILGLILGPLVEEKLRAGLIASSGDFRPFLTRPICVCLIALLVLAFAGKPVLRLLQRRKRRL
- a CDS encoding glycosyltransferase; this encodes MNILMLTNVYTPQIGGVTRSIEQFAEGYRQQGHDVLIVAPDYDENPEPDPGVVRVPAIPNFYEGRYSLPIPVMPLLIPHLRPFQPDIIHAHHPFLLGSTAQSLAIEFHTPLVYTHHTRYSVYIEEKTDWPHSVEEAIGELINGFCELVDQIIVPSSGIQELLSRRGIQTNMEVVPTGVDTQKFDEANGDRFREEFQIDPNKLVVGHVGRLSVEKNCRFLTQALCEFLETRESADVLIVGDGPERESMEKAFADRGLSGRVTMTGFLTGQNLVDAYAAMDVFAFASHSETQGMVLGEAMAAGTPVIAIAATGVNDIVRDQQNGFLIPSEDYQLFCDQLRRFAELKHDERAKLASGAIETSRQFSQERCVAKMLSIYASLVDSEQSTDRSTGSSWDHMQEKWDSTWKRWRNRSRAVATLAREAMTGTEQSDSHGNSNDPLS
- a CDS encoding tripartite tricarboxylate transporter substrate binding protein — encoded protein: MLNLRLSEFGIPPLQLQISRWSTVWLALTLIVTLGCSTDPQAAIDNYPNKTITIVCPWSAGGGTDQCSRFWADQFQQRLDTPVVVMNREGGSGAIGHSAVAHARPDGYTLGAITVELSMMKQMGISDLTFRDYDLLLQYNADSAALVVRSDAPWKTTEEFLEAVRTGDTPLKMSGTASGGIWDLARVGMLHAAGIDPERVTWVPSKGSAPARTQLLGGHIDAVVVSVPEAKPQIDAGELRLLAVMDDERHVDFPDVPTLKELGIDWSAVGWRGLALPKETPPEITEKLVARAEEIAASEEFLEFMKLNGFAVKVRGPEEFKEFLNEQEALWTPVIEMAGYHQ
- a CDS encoding DinB family protein yields the protein MTSSELLVRLHRHRMWSNRRILESTDSLTEHQLHELFAIGQGTVWKTLTHLQAAEYVWLEALLGNDSPVFPGDLPNQLPGNQKDVNPISSLSELKRRWNELDQRWNDYLNCLTDDSLDDLVYKISTSSGQGKRFATRRSDVLLHICIHAQYTTAQLINMLRHLNCSKLPDVMLITMAREEIPHQPDAT
- a CDS encoding tripartite tricarboxylate transporter TctB family protein — protein: MTETNRPQDSPPSPDDPSPEAVGLSEVTGTLSYGVFLCIVGALAIFFAKDFRAVGLSQSDPGPRAIPVACGIIMIVGGLWQVAAAWIKRRQSQPDLKQLPASSIDESKQHRRGNLRALVTLGLLIGYVVLLPIFGFAVSTVVFGILVLKNFGSPWSEAFIATASISAVVYVLFVNLFQVMLPQAIQQFQFF
- a CDS encoding GNAT family N-acetyltransferase, with amino-acid sequence MDDSHQSLQEAIERNGVAHTLYWCQWSQMQVVEHPHAIVTESLLPCPFFNNVFSASFPNGEQARHVEELVDRFRRAKVPLFWWSGPVVRDRDLNKHLLANGLFKAFEAPAMAKSLKHPLEKLKDSICVEEITDTDNIKEWSLVCASAFEFDSQMAEWWCDLYSSLPFGTGTPLRHYVARVDGKPVATASAFRTDDTVGVASIGVIPAHRRRGIGTAITLRALNNAQQQGCDLAVLFSSEMAKAMYEKIGFVQYGNGECYLSPSE
- a CDS encoding alanine--glyoxylate aminotransferase family protein; this translates as MVERPNSPVCPPSRVLMGPGPSDVSPSVLAALGAPTVGHLDPYFLGLMDEVQQMLRELFQTKNSLTLAVSGTGSAGMETCIVNLIEPGDRVLIGVNGVFGGRMADVATRYGAEVRTFERPFGEVFSTEEVAEAVREFQPKVVGLVHAETSTGACQPIPEISKVVHDQGAMLLIDCVTSLGGIPVQIDEWNVDAAYSGTQKCLSCPPGLAPVTFSNRAVEAMDARSSKVASWYLDMSMVRNYWSGQSRAYHHTAPINMNYALHTALREALEEGLDARFDRHRRNHLGLRAGIEALGLKYAVDESIRLPMLNAVLIPEGVDDKTVRGRLLNEFGIEIGGGLGPMAGKTWRIGLMGAASTTSNVLLFLAALENSLQSSGYQFTAGAGVAAANDYFSNGN